A genomic window from Silene latifolia isolate original U9 population chromosome Y, ASM4854445v1, whole genome shotgun sequence includes:
- the LOC141631444 gene encoding uncharacterized protein LOC141631444 yields MFIIPKSVIKRIEAICRNYLWDGSSEYHRVPLVAWDKVTLPKPEGGLGIKKAELWNVATIGKLVNWVYSKADRLWIRWINQVYIKQQQLHNYKPPATAPWSWKNVCKVKELLKDGYVDDTWTAQVHGYSIRGGYDWLVMPHPKQDWTKQVWNNWNTPKHSMITWITLHGALNIKDKLFRIGCSNDNHCCCCDSMPETHEHLFIYCPYSSRIRGKLELWLGRPIPDVNDMVAGNAGSIMWKIMAVVMNAYCYNVWLQRNNTRINNFITRPEIVAKRIKEEARKRIKFKAGPNMDQVSLAMLRNIGLQ; encoded by the coding sequence ATGTTTATCATCCCAAAGAGTGTCATTAAAAGAATTGAAGCAATTTGTAGGAACTACCTCTGGGATGGTAGTTCTGAATATCATAGAGTGCCCTTGGTTGCTTGGGACAAGGTTACTTTGCCAAAACCTGAAGGTGGTCTGGGAATAAAGAAAGCTGAGCTATGGAATGTTGCCACAATTGGTAAATTGGTGAATTGGGTCTATTCAAAAGCAGATAGGCTATGGATTAGATGGATAAATCAGGTTTACATCAAACAGCAGCAATTGCATAACTATAAGCCTCCTGCAACTGCCCCTTGGTCCTGGAAAAATGTGTGTAAAGTAAAAGAGTTACTGAAAGATGGATATGTTGATGATACCTGGACTGCTCAAGTTCATGGGTATTCAATCAGAGGAGGATATGACTGGCTGGTCATGCCTCATCCTAAACAGGATTGGACTAAGCAAGTCTGGAATAACTGGAATACTCCTAAGCACTCAATGATAACCTGGATTACTCTCCATGGAGCACTGAACATCAAAGATAAATTGTTTAGAATTGGTTGCAGCAATGATAATCACTGTTGTTGCTGTGACAGTATGCCTGAAACTCACGAACACCTCTTTATCTACTGTCCTTACAGCAGCAGGATCAGAGGTAAGCTGGAACTTTGGCTTGGCAGACCCATACCTGATGTCAATGACATGGTAGCAGGTAATGCAGGGTCAATTATGTGGAAGATAATGGCAGTGGTGATGAATGCTTACTGCTATAATGTCTGGCTGCAGAGAAATAATACAAGGATTAATAACTTCATCACCAGACCTGAGATTGTTGCTAAACGGATTAAAGAGGAAGCCAGGAAACGTATCAAGTTCAAAGCTGGTCCAAACATGGACCAAGTTAGCCTAGCTATGCTTAGGAATATTGGCTTGCAGTAG
- the LOC141631445 gene encoding uncharacterized protein LOC141631445, translating into MYEYLEKFKQLCASYRYHGYSDQDLIIYFCGGLNQDDCRMIHSACRGNIENKNPDDAWEVIAELAETSRQFERRPSRRGVNAMGVSPGLEEKVDNIDSTLCDMLSGRQMVSICSICCTEGHSSDLCPYVQGSGPEEVNGVRESTPNNRKWNPFSKTYKEGFKAHPNFYWGNSQAGEQAPPSSSMCTEEMIRALTLSVTQDRAENKQNFKNLENQVSHLATAINRLKVRDSNVIPSQTVVNPKNVSAVSLRNGRQLVEAEKVKKKDKELVIQGIEEEIVIKEREEASIIKEKKQIPSFILVVEPEVPFPDALKRTHHFEQVIRALFTIPCTTGNTKIQKAMLDLGASINVMPYSLYKSMKLGPLHATSVVIQLANRSNVYPKGIVEDVLVLVDNLIFPADFYVLDMEHDKNAAPILLGRPFLKTASTKIDVSSRSMTIDRLCSLTSTML; encoded by the exons ATGTATGAGTATCTTGAGAAATTTAAGCAGCTCTGTGCTAGTTACCGTTACCATGGTTACTCTGACCAAGATCTCATCATTTATTTTTGTGGTGGACTGAACCAAGATGACTGCCGAATGATTCACTCTGCTTGTCGAGGAAATATAGAAAACAAAAATCCAGATGACGCTTGGGAGGTTATCGCAGAGCTAGCGGAAACCTCTAGACAGTTTGAGAGAAGACCATCTCGAAGAGGAGTGAATGCTATGGGTGTTAGTCCTGGCTTGGAGGAAAAGGTTGATAACATTGATTCTACCCTTTGTGATATGTTATCTGGAAGACAGATGGTTAGTATATGTAGTATATGTTGTACTGAGGGTCATTCTAGCGATTTATGCCCTTATGTACAAGGAAGTGGTCCTGAAGAGGTGAATGGTGTTAGGGAGAGTACTCCAAATAACAGGAAGTGGAATCCATTTTCCAAGACCTATAAAGAAGGATTTAAGGCTCATCCCAACTTTTATTGGGGAAATTCTCAAGCTG GAGAACAAGCACCACCAAGTTCATCAATGTGCACGGAGGAGATGATTAGGGCTCTTACTCTTAGTGTTACTCAAGATAGAGctgaaaacaagcaaaattttaAGAATCTTGAAAATCAAGTTAGTCATCTAGCTACTGCCATTAATCGGTTGAAGGTTAGAGATTCTAATGTAATACCGTCTCAAACGGTGGTGAATCCAAAGAATGTGAGTGCAGTCTCTTTGAGAAATGGGAGACAACTTGTGGAGGCTGAGAAAGTGAAAAAAAAAGACAAGGAACTGGTGATTCAGGGGATAGAGGAAGAGATAGTGATCAAGGAACGTGAAGAAGCTTCTATTATTAAGGAGAAGAAGCAAATTCCCTCTTTTATACTGGTGGTGGAACCGGAGGTACCCTTTCCTGATGCACTTAAGAGGACTCACCATTTTGAGCAAG TGATCCGGGCATTGTTCACTATTCCTTGCACCACTGGAAACACTAAGATTCAAAAGGCCATGCTAGATTTAGGAGCTTCTATTAATGTGATGCCTTACTCCTTATATAAATCTATGAAACTTGGTCCTTTGCATGCTACTAGTGTTGTTATCCAGTTGGCTAATAGATCGAATGTCTACCCGAAAGGGATTGTTGAGGATGTGCTTGTTTTGGTTGATAATCTTATCTTTCCTGCTGATTTTTATGTGTTAGACATGGAACATGATAAAAATGCGGCTCCTATTTTGTTAGGTAGACCATTCTTGAAAACTGCTAGCACTAAAATTGATGTATCTAGTAGGTCTATGACTATAGATAGATTGTGCAGTTTAACATCTACGATGCTATGA